A stretch of Deltaproteobacteria bacterium DNA encodes these proteins:
- a CDS encoding beta-ketoacyl-[acyl-carrier-protein] synthase family protein: MSSWKAESSRRRVVVTGYGMVTPLGGSAEETFERAAQGRSGIDWIKGFDTRGLPCRIGGEVDDRWIEGEGFLSRLDKCASRGVRLMAAAAREAADQARLGEVADRSRIAVALGTHGDNPRVGDMVFLHRFRRDDGTWDLDGLAAAGGYSFLNFYRRKPDVASCLLARLFECRGPNLAVVSACAAGAQAVGEAARMIRDGVCDVALAGGAEATLDFAGFMGFVLIKALAERYTEPQGASRPFDRKRSGFVMSEGAGALVLEGLDHARARGADIRGEVLGYGSSADAYRITDTHPRGLGAVLAMKGALQDAGLSPAAVEYINAHGTSTTQNDLTETRAVKELLGERAYEVPVSSNKSMLGHTIAAAGAIEAVLTLMGMERSVVLPTINYEFPDKKCDLDYVPNLARRLEHSVSLSNSFGFGGQNACLCLGRFGG, encoded by the coding sequence GTGTCATCTTGGAAGGCGGAGTCTTCGCGGCGCAGGGTTGTCGTCACCGGTTACGGCATGGTCACGCCTCTTGGCGGGAGTGCCGAGGAGACTTTCGAGCGTGCGGCGCAGGGTCGTTCGGGCATCGACTGGATAAAAGGGTTCGACACCAGGGGGCTGCCCTGCCGCATAGGCGGCGAGGTGGACGACCGCTGGATCGAGGGTGAGGGTTTCCTTTCCAGGCTCGACAAGTGCGCATCGAGGGGCGTGAGGCTCATGGCGGCGGCGGCGCGCGAGGCGGCGGACCAGGCAAGGCTCGGCGAGGTCGCCGACAGGAGCCGCATAGCCGTGGCCCTTGGCACCCACGGCGACAACCCGCGGGTGGGGGACATGGTCTTTCTCCACCGTTTCAGGCGCGACGACGGCACGTGGGACCTCGACGGGCTCGCCGCCGCCGGCGGGTACTCGTTCCTGAACTTTTACAGGCGAAAGCCCGACGTGGCTTCCTGCCTCCTCGCCCGCCTCTTCGAGTGCCGGGGGCCGAACCTCGCCGTTGTGAGCGCCTGCGCGGCCGGGGCCCAGGCCGTGGGCGAGGCGGCGCGCATGATACGCGACGGCGTCTGCGACGTGGCCCTTGCCGGAGGCGCCGAAGCGACGCTCGACTTCGCCGGCTTCATGGGGTTTGTGCTCATAAAGGCCCTGGCCGAGCGCTACACCGAGCCGCAGGGGGCGTCGCGGCCCTTCGACCGCAAGCGAAGCGGCTTTGTCATGAGCGAGGGCGCCGGGGCCCTGGTCCTCGAGGGGCTCGATCACGCGAGGGCGCGGGGGGCCGACATACGGGGGGAGGTGCTCGGATACGGCTCCTCGGCCGACGCCTACCGCATAACCGACACCCATCCCCGGGGGCTCGGCGCCGTGCTCGCCATGAAGGGCGCTCTCCAGGACGCGGGACTTTCCCCGGCGGCCGTGGAGTACATAAACGCCCACGGCACCTCCACGACGCAGAACGACCTGACGGAGACGAGGGCCGTGAAGGAGCTGCTCGGCGAGCGGGCTTACGAGGTTCCCGTAAGCTCGAACAAGTCCATGCTCGGCCACACCATAGCGGCCGCCGGGGCCATAGAGGCCGTACTCACGCTCATGGGCATGGAGAGGTCCGTGGTGCTGCCCACCATCAACTACGAGTTTCCCGACAAGAAGTGCGACCTCGACTACGTGCCCAACCTGGCGCGCAGGCTCGAGCACTCGGTGTCGCTCTCCAACTCCTTCGGCTTCGGCGGCCAGAACGCCTGCCTGTGTCTGGGAAGGTTCGGGGGCTGA